The genomic stretch GAAACTACCGGTAAGGACAAACAGACCATTCTCGAAAAACAGCAGCAGAGCACCATCTTCATTACGGAAGGGGACTCCGCCAGTGGTTCCATCACCAAATCACGGAACGTGGAAACCCAGGCTGTATTCAGCCTGCGTGGTAAACCCCTCAACTGCTTTGGGCTTACCAAAAAAGTAGTGTACGAGAATGAAGAGTTCAATCTCCTGCAGCACGCCCTCAATATTGAAGACGGCTATGAGGGATTGCGCTACAATGATATTGTTATTGCCACAGATGCTGACGTGGACGGTATGCATATCCGCCTGCTGATGATGACCTTCTTCCTGCAGTTCTTCCCGGACCTGGTGAAGAACCAGCACGTGTATATCCTGGAAACGCCCCTGTTCCGGGTGCGTAATAAACAGGAGACTATCTACTGCTATGATGAGGAGGAGAAAGCAAAGGCCATCAAAAAGCTGGGCGGCAAACCGGAGATCACCCGCTTTAAAGGATTGGGTGAGATATCTCCCGACGAATTCGGCCGGTTCATTGGTCCTGAAATGCGCAAGCAGCCGGTCATCATTGAACAGGGCGAACACGTTCAGCAATTGCTGGAATATTATATGGGTAAGAATACCCAGGAACGCCAGGAGTTCATTATTGGTAACTTACGCGTAGAGCTTGACCTGGCCGATGAGGCCGTAGCCAGTTAGCAATCCGCCAACCAGAATATGTATGTTTGAATTTCACATGGATCGGAAACGTTATTTTGACATTCAGGAAAAGAATGCCGAACAATACGTGATCCCCTTTATAGCCGCCAGGTTTCCCCTTCAGCCCGGAATGCGGGTGCTGGAGATCGGCTGCGGCGAGGCCGGTGTACTCAAGGCTTTCCTGAAACTGGGCTGTACCTGCGTAGGCGTGGAGCTGGATGCTACCCGGATTGTCAATGCAGAGAAATGGCTGGCGGAAGAGAAGCAGGCGGGCAGGATCAGCTTTGTGACCAAAGACATTTATAAGGTAGATATAGAGAGCGAACTGGGTGGACATTTTGATATCATCCTGCTGAAAGATGTGATAGAGCATATCCATGATCAGCCCCGGCTGATAGGCTGGATGAAGCAGTTCCTAAGACCCAATGGAGTGATCTTTTTCGGATTCCCTCCCTGGCAGATGCCTTTTGGCGGACACCAGCAGATCTGCCGGAACAAGTGGCTTTCCCGTTTGCCCTGGTACCATCTCCTGCCCAGGTCTCTTTACGGGGCCATCCTCAAAAAAAATGGGGAGAATGTGGAGGAGATGATGGAGATCCGTGATACCGGTATCTCTATTGAACGTTTTGAAAGGATCTGTAAAGAGCAGGGATATGCTATTGCCAACAAAGCACATTACCTGATCAATCCGATCTATGAATACAAGTTCGGGTGGAAGCCAAGGAAACAGCTGGGTATTGTCAAGGCTATTCCCTGGTTCCGGAATTTCCTGACCACCTGTGTGTATTATCTGATAACACCCAAGCAAATTTAAAGAACCTATGATCCATATCGTTTTCAATGAAGCGGATGTTGCCGTACTGCAGAAAGCCATTGAGCTGGATGAAACTTTGCAGGGAGAGGTGGTGCAGATCCAGGATGATTATGCCGTAGGTCCCATCCGTGATATCTATGTGGGCGAAGGTATTGAAGCCCGCAAACAATGGTGGCGGGATGTGCTGGCTGGCGGCGACCTGGACGGGAAAGTGGATGCTGAAGACGCCGTTGATGATTATAAGACCGTTGCCGCACTGGTGGGCAACCTGCGCCGTAACCCGGACGAGATCGTCTGGGTATGGGCTGCCCAGAATAAACATGATGTAAGCGGCTATTACTGGCTGCTGCGCTATATGGCGGAGTTCCAGGGCCGGATATTTATCCTGTACCTGAACAACCTGCCCTTTATCAATGAAAAAGGACTGATCTTTTACCCTGAATGGCTGCATGTGATCCCGCCCCGCGAGTTCCTGAAAGCCAGGAAGCTGGCCCGTCCCATTACCCTCAGTGAATTTGAAGTAGATCCCGATGAATGGATACGCCTGCAGCAGGAAGAAGGGAAAGGGGTACGCATCCTGGAAGGTGGTAAGAAGCTGGCCCAGTACGATTACGATCATTATGATGCGGACCTGAAGAAATATATATCGTCCGACTGGCAGAAGGCCAACAGGATCATCAATAATTTCCTGAACAAGAACAAGCAGACCACAGGTGATATGTATATGCTCTGGCGTTTGAAGCAGTTACTGACTACGGGCGAGTATGATGTGCAGGGCGAACCAAAAGGCCTGAAAGATTTTGAGGTGAAGGCGAAATCGGCAGTGCCCGCTGAAGCTGCGCCCGAATAGGTGACTGTGCTGCTGACAGCTACTCCGCTAAATGCATTTTTGGGGAGATAGGCGGGCTGTCCGGAGAATAAGGAACAGCTTGATGCCGGAAACATGGTTGGCGCCCGCACAGCAACCAGTATGCCGGAGCAGTGGAACAGGAAAAAGGTATAAAATAATTGTAAGCAAAAAACGGAAGGCAATACGCATATGGCTAAATTCAAAATTTCAGATGAGGCGCTGGAGAGCAACAGCGGGTTATATGGCCAGTACAAGACCTGGTTCCTGGATTATGCTTCCTACGTGATCCTGGAGCGGGCTGTACCCGCTATTGAGGACGGTCTCAAGCCCGTACAACGCCGGATCCTCCATGCCATGAAGGAAATGGACGATGGTCGCTTCAACAAAGTGGCCAATATCATCGGGCAGGCCATGCAATACCATCCCCACGGGGATGCCAGTATTGGCGATGCCCTGGTGAATATGGGCCAGAAAGACCTGCTGGTGGAAACCCAGGGTAACTGGGGCGATATCCGCACCGGCGATGATGCGGCGGCCGCCCGTTATATTGAGGCCCGTCTCAGCAAATTTGCGCTGGATGTGGCTTTCAACGCCAAGACCACCGACTGGGCACTGAGTTATGACGGTCGCAAGAACGAGCCCGTGACCCTGCCCATGAAATTCCCGCTGCTGCTGGCGCAGGGCGCGGAAGGCATTGCAGTAGGGCTGGCCACCAAGATCCTGCCCCATAATTTCTGCGAACTGCTGGAAGCCGCTATCAAATACCTGCGTGGCCGGAAGTTTGAGGTCTATCCCGATTTCCAGACCGGCGGTATGATTGATGTCACCAACTACAATGAAGGTAAACGCGGTGGTAAAGTGAGGGTGCGGGCAATGATAGAGGAAGTGGACAAAAAGACCCTGGCCATCAAAAGTGTGCCTTATGGTGTAACCACTACCTCCATGATCGATTCCATTATCAAGGCCAACGACCAGGGTAAGATCAAGATCAAGAAAGTAACGGATAATACTGCTGCCGATGTGGAGATCCAGGTGGACCTGGCCCCCGGCATTTCTCCCGATATCACCATTG from Candidatus Pseudobacter hemicellulosilyticus encodes the following:
- a CDS encoding class I SAM-dependent methyltransferase, which translates into the protein MFEFHMDRKRYFDIQEKNAEQYVIPFIAARFPLQPGMRVLEIGCGEAGVLKAFLKLGCTCVGVELDATRIVNAEKWLAEEKQAGRISFVTKDIYKVDIESELGGHFDIILLKDVIEHIHDQPRLIGWMKQFLRPNGVIFFGFPPWQMPFGGHQQICRNKWLSRLPWYHLLPRSLYGAILKKNGENVEEMMEIRDTGISIERFERICKEQGYAIANKAHYLINPIYEYKFGWKPRKQLGIVKAIPWFRNFLTTCVYYLITPKQI
- a CDS encoding DUF1835 domain-containing protein, which gives rise to MIHIVFNEADVAVLQKAIELDETLQGEVVQIQDDYAVGPIRDIYVGEGIEARKQWWRDVLAGGDLDGKVDAEDAVDDYKTVAALVGNLRRNPDEIVWVWAAQNKHDVSGYYWLLRYMAEFQGRIFILYLNNLPFINEKGLIFYPEWLHVIPPREFLKARKLARPITLSEFEVDPDEWIRLQQEEGKGVRILEGGKKLAQYDYDHYDADLKKYISSDWQKANRIINNFLNKNKQTTGDMYMLWRLKQLLTTGEYDVQGEPKGLKDFEVKAKSAVPAEAAPE